Within the Carassius gibelio isolate Cgi1373 ecotype wild population from Czech Republic chromosome B15, carGib1.2-hapl.c, whole genome shotgun sequence genome, the region atgaataggaagtctATATCGTTACAGtctataaataaccttttatgcatttgaaaggttccatggatgttcaaGTTTCTTTATagaaccattgatgccaataaagaacctttatttttaagagtgtatactGAAGTGTTATGGAAAAAGAAAAGACACTGTGAaatttattgtgtgtgtatattgtgTGGATGGTTTTGGAAAAAAATTTGGAATGTGGAAGGATAACAGCAgcttaattttggggtgaaatttcCTTTAAAGATACCTCAAAATCCTACATTTAACTGAAAAGTATCATTTCTGTTTTCATATACTGCATATAATACAAGTATTTTTGTGTCTAACAATTTGTTTTTGccgtctttatatatatatatatatatatatatatatatatatatatatatatatatatatatattaggggtgtaacgatacgcgtattcgtattgaaccgttcggtacgacgctttcggttcggtacgcggtacgcattatgtataccgaacggttcgttggagtaattaattatatttgaaaaaaaaaaaaaaaaagagagagaaagaaatataatgatatgcgttcaacaaggtagcccaataacccaaacaacgtaacaggcaacgcccctgacactcccgaagaagaaaaaaacaccatcttatatgtttatgttaggctactcagcaggcgctcgctcactcagtacacgctgaaggctcgttgcaaaatagccaatgcgtttaacagaccagaaatgagaagatcctccaataaccaacaggtctggtgtttgggtccactttggattccctttaagctataatggtgatggcaagagagtggtggataaaaaaacaacggtatgtcgcatctgcaacatgacagggtacaccagcgggattacaaaaaaaaaaaaaaaaaaaaaaaaccagcgggaatatctgggatatatgcgtcagtactatctgggaaaagacgaaaaaaaggagaaacatgcacgcagcaaactatccctgcagcatttagacactatagcttacagggaatccaacccaaacaccagacctgttggttattttaggatcttatatttctggtctgttaaatgcattagacattttgcaacgagccttcagcgcgtgctgagtgagcgagcgccttaggggccgttcacatatcgtgcctaaaaacgcatggaaaacgctaagcgcgtctttctcctcctttccaaagcgctcgggcagaagcgctcatgaggcgtctgtctttgctaagcaacaatgacgtgctctctccatgagacgcggaaattccAGCGAAGggtaaatggatttgcagctctaaaaatcgcttgcagtagctctgctactgaatttatttcaaaattgcaatccatatacaactatgatcagctgatccttcatcttggctgagctctcacgggaaaggatgaagctgattggttggttcttgtcacatgacccgcggtgcgcttgcggcattctgaaaagttgagatgtttttacattttgctgtatctaaaacgtatcgaaccgaaccgaaccgaaccgtgacatcagtgtatcgtatcgaaccgaaccgtgaattttgtgaaccgttacacccctaatatatatatatatatatatatatatatatatatatatatatatatatatatatatacatagcacAAGAACATATGttaagaaaggttttttttttgtataatctaTTATTCTATTtactaataaattaattaattatattttattattatttcccccCCCCCCATCACTCTATGGTGTGTGCTTTCTGTGGAGAACAATGTATTTTAGGCTTTTATTTCCCTACgatatttttgaaaaacaaaaaataaatacatcagtAAGTGTACATGTAAGTGCTTTGTGAATGTACTTTGAGAATCACTGAATAAACAGACCTATTGTGCAGTTTTAATGTGTGGCATGTTCTTAAAGTGCACCTGTTTCTGCTAAAGATTACTGTGATTGATTGTGAACATCTGTTGTTCTGGATGACGGCAATTTCTGTGTTGTGTTTACATGAGGTTTTGGACACAGAAGGCTCTTTACAGTCAGTATTCTTCAGTGCACATGAGAATGCATTAAGCCAGCGCCCTTCTGACCTCCAGGCCGGACGCACACGCCAGCCCTAATGGCTCTGAGCCGTATGGCACACACAGGCAGCATGACTCTGCTTTTACTGCTCTGTGTGTAATAATGAAGACAGACTGGCCAGGAATCCACTCAGTGGCATCAGCCCATTACAGTTCATCCCCTGAGTGTGTTACCATGGCGACGGAAACTCTATTCTCCAATAAAACTCCAGCATTTGTTTCACATGTGGGAAGCCGGTGCTTCTCGTGAACAAGAGAAACCGTATCCCTGGTATCTGTTTTACATATTGACATGATTAAGTGCTGTCAGAAATGACCAGGCTTTAAAGAATATGGCGTTTAGAGCAGCCTTGGTGAAGCAGGAGCTGGGAGAGAGACGGGAAGAGATGTCTAACCTGCTATCTGGAGGCAAACTGCAGGCCCCTCTGTTAGGTTGAGAGTGAAGTAGCGCTGCGCACAGAGCTGTTCTTCCTGAGTGTTTCGTCCAGTGGTGGGAGGCGCTGTGTGTGACGACTCCACCTTCTGCAGGGTGGCGGtggtttccatggcaacagaAGGGTCTGACCCATGAAGCTGTGGTACTGCAGACATAATTCACAATTAATCAGCATGATACTATCTGGATGACACTGTATCTACGGTGAATAAACATTAGtgttttcagtatatatatatatgcttatgcaattataaataattgattaataattGAATAACTTTATTTATAATTCTTTTTGTTATTTAACGTGATTATAGTCATTATAATTCCTATTCAATTAGCAATAATGgtataaaaaaaatccaattaaataattaaattcatatCTTCACACACATAATtgaaatttgctttttttttattatgtaaaaatatttaaatgaataaataatgttttatttttattataaattcgattaaataaaaatgtaaatttagaatttttatttacaaataaaatgaaattgtattattatttattaaagaaaacaaaaataaataaatttacagtTTGAGATTTATTTacacttaaaattaattaatttacaaattacaatgaaatgtatgtttgtatattatgtgtgcatacacacacaaaacacacacacacacacaaacacatcatttaaattatgtaattttattaattatgtaaaatgttattaataaataacaataacaatttattttattttaaaacaaataattatatattaaatataattaaatactaattaaacgtactaattaaataattatttatttgatataaccctttttaaatttagtttagaattatatatatatatatatatatatatatatatatatatatatatatatatatatatatatatatatatatatatatatatatatactcagcagattattattattaatcagtaTTCAAAAACAAGGTATACTTGCCATTCAGGGTGTTAGTAGTTTCTACAGACTTCCTATGTAGTTGTTCAGATATTTTAGTGCATTGCTATGCTTTTCATTTGGGTTTTCTGGGTGGCTTCTTTCTGGCCAAAGACTAAAGACCCCACCTCCAAAGATTTTCTGACCATATCAGTTCCCTTTAATTCAAGTCAGTGTCTGCTTTGAATCaagctattttaaaatgcatcatgCACACATTCAGTAGCACACATCTAATTACATTTAGTATACATAAGCACCTGTTATTTGCTCATCTTGATGACTGCATGTTAAGTTGTGTATGCCTGAGATCTCCTCCTTTGCTTCCCATGTCCTTGTGTCTTTATCCTGAAACTCCTCCACCCTGTGAGTCTGTGGCTCTAGAGTCCACTGCAGGCTCTCCTCCTCCGCGTCTCCCTCCCCTTCTACAGTCAAGAAGGCATGAGGGTCCCACTCCACAGCAGGGGAGTCCGGAGGTCCCTGGGTCTCCAGAGTGTCTGTGCGGAGCAGTGACCCTCGGCCGCCCCTCCCGCTGGTCCTGCGGCGTCCCGAGTCTCTCCGCGATGAACCATCGCTCTCGGAGAAGGCAATGTAGGAGAAGGTGAGCTCAAAGGAGTTCTGACGCGGTGTGCTCCACACGGAAGAGCTGCTGAGACATGCGTCATCATCCTCCAGGCCTTCATCGTCATCAGACCATTCCCTGGCCGTCTGCAGTTCTGGGAAGTCAGACTCCTCGTTTCCACCTAAGGTAAAATCGTATATGATTAGGGGTATGCAGATGATggcttttaaagggacagttaacccacaaatgaaaattacccaatcatttactcaccctcaagccatcctaggtgtacacgactgtcttctttcagatgaatacaatcagagttatataaaaaaatgtactggCTCTTCCAAGTTTTATAATGGCAGTAAATGGGTGTTGAAATCCAAAGAAGTGCATCAATCCATCCAAAAAAGTgcaatttgtaaagaaaaatgttccAGGAGGAGACTACGCCTACGTCATCCGCTGGAACGCCACTCTCTCGTGAAAACTTGTACAACAGTCAGTGTACGCTAGAGATTGCAGTTTATAAAGTTGGAAATATGGTTATTTTCCTTGCCCAACTGCATCAATTCACTTCAGTAGGCCTTTATAtacccccagagccatgtggagcactttttatgatggatggatgcactttattggacttcaaaatatcaacacccattcactgccattataaagcttgggaGGGCATGGGCATTTTTTCATATACAGTAACTATGAAACAATAAAGTCAtctacacctaggatgacttgagggcgAGTATATCATGAGGTAATTTTCATATTGGGTGaacttgctacatcgttagatgaatggcatctacgctaatattagtctgtttctctcaaaggtcaccgtagccaccagatccagtctgtatccagatcagagggtcactacagtcacccggacccagtacgtatccagaccagatggtggatcagcacctagaaaggacctctactgccctgaaagacagcggagaccaggacaactagagccccagatacagatcccctgtaaagaccttgtctcagacgaccaccgggaaaagaccacaggaaacagatgattcttctgcacaatctgactttgctgcagccagGAATTGAACTGATGgattcgtctggtcagaggagaactggccacccaactgagcctggtttctcccaaggtttttttctcctttctgtcaccgatggagtttcggttccttgccgctgtcgcctctggcttgcttagttgcggtcacttcatctacagcaatatcgttgaattgattgcaaatgattgcacagacactatttaaactgaactaagctggatgatgacatcactgaattcaatgatgaactgccttaaactgtcattttgcataattgacacttttttcctaattaatgttttttcagctgctttgacacaatctgttttgtctTAAGTGCTATATAaagaaaggtgacttgacttaatctGTCCCTTTTAGGGGCTATAATAGATGTGGTTATCAGGAAAACATGCAAAGATAACCGAATGACTCATACTGTATATTTGAATGTGTGTAAATACACTGTATATGAAAATATTACCGTCTGAGCAGGGAGGCGTGGAGTCAGGTGTTGAGCTCACTGTTCCGAAGTCCTCTGAAATGAGAGAGCAATAAACGACGCTCAGTTTAAGGGAATCACTTGAAATTTGATTGTCCTagtgtgtgttattattattcCTAATATATTTCCATTAACCGGTCAGCAAAGAACACAACAAGAATTCTATAGCAATTTTAAGTAAAATGTGGAAATTGTCCAGCGATGTGACTATTTTCATCATGAACTGTTTAATTCAGAAGTGCATAAAAATTCTGTTTATAAAGTTCATATGAAACTAATTCTATACAGCTTAAAATGagtaaaaggaatagttcacacaaaaataatacaaaattgctgaaaatttactcattCTCAGGTCATCCgagaagatgtagatgagtttttgtttcttcagcataacaggtttggagaaatgtagcattacatcacttgttgatcaatagatcctctgcagtgaatgggtgccgtcggaatgagagtccaaccagctgataaaaacatcacaatattccacaaGTTATCCATCCATTAACATCTTGTGAGATGTTTGTCAgaaattctgacggcacccattcactgcagaggatccactggagaGCAAAtgatgttacatttctccaaatctgttctgatgaaaaaaccaactcatctacatcttcgaTAACCTTAGTCTTGTTATTCATAATTTTAATAACAGGACAGaaactattttctgttttctgtctaCAACATTTCCTCCACTGTGGTTTTTGAGAAAGCTGCTCTTAACACTACATGCTCTTTTCAGATAGTTGCTGTTGGTCATACAGACCTGTCCTTAAAGTGGGCAGTTCCTGCCAAGAATCAACTGCAAAGTGAATCAGCCTTAGCCAGCTCAAGTCTATTTGAATATTATGGGCATCCATAAAAGAGACCTGTGATAAAAGCCTCTGAGCCTCCATTTCATGTTTTGCTCAGTGGGATGAGTAAAACAAACTGAGGAACAAAGCTTTGTTCAAACCTTTGTTCAAGTCAGAGGTTTCCTTTTCAGCTCTCTGTCATTATGCATCTGGTCTATAAACTCATACATTTAGTgccatattacatttatatacaatcttaaaaataaagtttccaaCAGGGGGTTTCATACTAATGTGATAGAACATGAAAAAGATGTAATAGAAGTATTTTTTTAACTCGTCTTAGGGCTGTGAGACAAAAGAATTATATTcaactttattatatatatatatatatatatatatatatatatatatatatatatatatatatatatatatatatatatatatatatatatatatatatactgtatatataatggaaatatttatttcttcagATTTTTAAATCCAATTCAATTTTACATGTCaatgcaaaaataagcaaatttatcaaataattatttcaatatgaTTTTAATAAGCTAAGCTTCAACTACATATTTTTTCCCTTCTCCTGTCATGGGGGGCCAAATCAAAGGTCATCATGGGCCCTTCAGACATTTTA harbors:
- the LOC127972828 gene encoding reticulon-2-like isoform X1: MGQVLGFSHCKDFGTVSSTPDSTPPCSDGGNEESDFPELQTAREWSDDDEGLEDDDACLSSSSVWSTPRQNSFELTFSYIAFSESDGSSRRDSGRRRTSGRGGRGSLLRTDTLETQGPPDSPAVEWDPHAFLTVEGEGDAEEESLQWTLEPQTHRVEEFQDKDTRTWEAKEEISGIHNLTCSHQDEQITVPQLHGSDPSVAMETTATLQKVESSHTAPPTTGRNTQEEQLCAQRYFTLNLTEGPAVCLQIAVMDLIFWKDMERTGMVLTGLVVGLLSLFQLSIISVVSSLSLVIMCFTISARIYYKLLHVLQLGDGVHPFQSYLELDIGLSGEEAQHYIQKAIVLSSSAVDTLRNLIFVGNLFNSLKFLLLMYLVTFLGNLCNGLTLLIIGVIAVFSVPLFYTRHQDKVDSCFIAVQTHIDNIKDFLHRLTQGGGPPPDPTPGGAKPKAH